In Halalkalicoccus subterraneus, one genomic interval encodes:
- the mvaD gene encoding phosphomevalonate decarboxylase MvaD, with the protein MKKATAIAHPIQGLAKYHGMRDPELRLPYHDSISVCTAPSHTRTTARFEDRAEDVYVVDGEELSGRGYERVAAVVDHVRELAGIDDRVRLESENSFRSNVGFGSSSSGFAAAAMALCESADLDLSRPDISTVARRGSSSAARAVTGAFSHLHTGLNDEDCRSERIETDLEDELRIVAGLVPSYKETEQAHEEAADSHMFQARMAHMHGQIAELRDALREGEFDRTFELAEHDSLSLAATTMTGPAGWVYWQPETIEVFNRVRELREEGVPVYYSTDTGASVYVNTTAEHVDRVEDEVAKAGVETTVWEVGGPARTVDDHLF; encoded by the coding sequence ATGAAGAAAGCGACTGCGATCGCCCACCCCATTCAGGGGCTCGCGAAGTACCACGGGATGCGCGATCCGGAGCTCCGGTTGCCGTATCACGACTCCATCAGCGTCTGTACCGCGCCGAGTCACACGAGGACGACCGCCCGGTTCGAGGATCGGGCAGAAGACGTCTACGTCGTCGACGGCGAGGAGCTCTCGGGGCGCGGCTACGAGCGCGTCGCGGCGGTGGTCGATCACGTCCGCGAACTCGCGGGAATCGACGATCGGGTGCGCCTCGAAAGCGAGAACTCCTTCCGGTCGAACGTCGGCTTCGGCTCCTCTTCCTCGGGGTTTGCCGCGGCGGCGATGGCGCTGTGTGAGAGCGCCGACCTCGACCTCTCACGACCCGATATCTCGACCGTCGCCCGGCGGGGCTCCTCCTCGGCCGCGCGCGCGGTGACCGGCGCGTTCAGTCACCTGCACACGGGGTTGAACGACGAGGACTGTCGCTCCGAGCGCATCGAAACCGACCTCGAGGACGAACTGCGGATCGTCGCCGGGCTGGTCCCTTCGTATAAGGAGACCGAGCAAGCCCATGAAGAAGCCGCCGACAGCCACATGTTCCAGGCACGGATGGCCCACATGCACGGCCAGATCGCCGAGCTTCGGGACGCCCTTCGCGAGGGCGAGTTCGACCGAACCTTCGAACTCGCCGAACACGACTCGCTGTCGCTCGCGGCGACGACCATGACCGGGCCCGCCGGCTGGGTCTACTGGCAGCCCGAAACCATCGAGGTGTTCAACCGGGTGCGCGAGCTGCGCGAGGAGGGCGTTCCGGTCTACTACTCGACGGACACGGGCGCGAGCGTCTACGTCAACACTACTGCCGAGCACGTCGACCGGGTCGAAGACGAGGTCGCAAAGGCCGGCGTCGAGACCACCGTCTGGGAGGTCGGCGGGCCCGCCCGGACGGTCGA